One part of the Lapillicoccus jejuensis genome encodes these proteins:
- a CDS encoding FAD-dependent monooxygenase, whose protein sequence is MTTAPHALVTGASIAGLSTAWWLSRVGWRVTVLERADGFREGGQNVDVRGVGREVLHRMGLYDAVLARNTTEVGTRFVDDDGGVVAELPSDDPDGATAELEVLRGDLAGLLRDRLPETVELVFGDSLETLTEEGDAAVVRTHAGRTFRADLVVVAEGVRSSTRDQLLADATEPTPLGITMVFGTIPRTDDDDRYWRWYTAPGGRQVHLRPDPHGTTRAMLAYAHGDDEDEGLAGVDRDTMLARLRGRFTDAGWQAQRVLDGFAASDDVYADDLERMTVTTYHRGRVVLAGDAAWCVTPLGGGGASLALTGGYVLAAFLSTSPDDREAALTSYEAWMRELVDAVPSFPRAMRRVAFPQTGLGLAVRNTAAKVATSPPFSTLAGRFGHVAQSEQPLPELREAAPA, encoded by the coding sequence GTGACCACTGCGCCGCACGCCCTCGTCACCGGCGCGAGCATCGCCGGCCTGTCCACCGCCTGGTGGCTGAGCCGGGTGGGTTGGCGGGTGACCGTCCTCGAGCGCGCCGACGGGTTCCGCGAGGGCGGGCAGAACGTCGACGTCCGCGGCGTCGGTCGCGAGGTGCTGCACCGGATGGGCCTGTACGACGCCGTCCTCGCCCGCAACACGACCGAGGTCGGCACCCGCTTCGTCGACGACGACGGCGGCGTCGTCGCCGAGCTGCCGTCGGACGACCCGGACGGGGCGACCGCCGAGCTCGAGGTGCTGCGGGGCGACCTGGCGGGCCTGCTGCGCGACCGGCTGCCCGAGACGGTCGAGCTCGTCTTCGGCGACAGCCTCGAGACGCTGACCGAGGAGGGCGACGCGGCGGTCGTCCGCACCCACGCCGGGCGCACCTTCCGCGCCGATCTCGTCGTCGTCGCCGAGGGCGTCCGCTCGAGCACCCGCGACCAGCTCCTCGCCGACGCCACCGAGCCCACGCCGCTCGGGATCACCATGGTCTTCGGGACCATCCCGCGCACCGACGACGACGACCGCTACTGGCGCTGGTACACCGCGCCCGGGGGCCGTCAGGTGCACCTGCGGCCCGATCCGCACGGCACGACCCGCGCGATGCTCGCCTACGCCCACGGCGACGACGAGGACGAGGGGCTGGCCGGGGTCGACCGCGACACGATGCTCGCGCGGCTGCGCGGGCGGTTCACCGACGCGGGGTGGCAGGCGCAGCGGGTCCTCGACGGGTTCGCGGCCTCCGACGACGTCTACGCCGACGACCTCGAGCGGATGACCGTGACGACGTATCACCGCGGGCGGGTCGTCCTCGCCGGCGACGCCGCCTGGTGCGTCACGCCGCTCGGCGGCGGGGGGGCCTCGCTCGCCCTCACCGGGGGGTACGTCCTCGCGGCGTTCCTCTCGACCTCGCCGGACGACCGGGAGGCCGCGCTGACGTCGTACGAGGCCTGGATGCGCGAGCTCGTCGACGCCGTGCCCTCGTTCCCCCGGGCGATGCGCCGCGTCGCCTTCCCGCAGACCGGGCTGGGGCTGGCCGTCCGCAACACCGCCGCGAAGGTGGCCACGTCACCGCCGTTCTCCACGCTGGCCGGGCGGTTCGGGCACGTGGCGCAGTCCGAGCAGCCGCTGCCCGAGCTGCGTGAGGCCGCGCCGGCCTGA
- a CDS encoding GNAT family N-acetyltransferase, translating to MALTTQQVLAASDAWLWVPEQARSEVVAGVPVVDYPDWAHTPFWAAPLDTGRPAEDAPAVVAAVAAVARERGKPWMTWWLSPSARPVELADALLAVGAVAEESCDIVACDLAGGIPDVGDVAPVCTEVVQDAAGIDDFGAVSDAVWGPVRDPEARRATQLADLGRPLAEQDSRRVVGHLEDRPVAVGGLQVADGVARLYGAATRPEARGRGAYRAVLHRRLVEARALGATTALVHARVGTSGPILRRCGFEAYGVARSFRLDL from the coding sequence GTGGCACTGACGACGCAGCAGGTCCTCGCCGCCTCCGACGCGTGGCTGTGGGTTCCGGAGCAGGCCCGCTCCGAGGTGGTCGCCGGCGTCCCCGTCGTCGACTACCCGGACTGGGCGCACACGCCGTTCTGGGCCGCGCCGCTCGACACCGGCCGGCCCGCCGAGGACGCGCCCGCCGTCGTCGCCGCGGTCGCCGCCGTGGCCCGCGAGCGCGGGAAGCCGTGGATGACGTGGTGGCTGAGCCCGTCCGCGCGCCCGGTCGAGCTCGCCGATGCCCTGCTCGCCGTCGGCGCGGTCGCCGAGGAGAGCTGCGACATCGTGGCCTGCGACCTCGCCGGCGGGATCCCTGACGTCGGCGACGTCGCGCCCGTGTGCACCGAGGTCGTCCAGGACGCCGCTGGGATCGACGACTTCGGCGCCGTGAGCGACGCGGTGTGGGGTCCCGTGCGCGACCCCGAGGCGCGTCGCGCGACGCAGCTGGCCGACCTCGGCCGACCGCTCGCCGAGCAGGACTCGCGCCGCGTCGTCGGCCACCTCGAGGACCGCCCGGTCGCGGTCGGCGGCCTCCAGGTCGCGGACGGCGTCGCGCGCCTGTACGGCGCCGCGACCCGCCCCGAGGCGCGCGGCCGCGGCGCCTACCGCGCCGTCCTGCACCGGCGTCTCGTCGAGGCCCGCGCGCTGGGGGCCACGACGGCGTTGGTCCACGCCCGGGTCGGCACCTCCGGCCCGATCCTGCGCCGCTGCGGCTTCGAGGCGTACGGCGTCGCGCGATCCTTCCGCCTGGACCTCTGA
- a CDS encoding TraR/DksA family transcriptional regulator — MDSTEVVARLEAERERVLALAASSRADVAAMVEASRDSNADDEHDPEGQTIAYERQQLEALGSSARRRLAEVDAALQRVADGTYGVCEVCGRPIPDERLEARPTATRCVQHAG, encoded by the coding sequence GTGGACAGCACCGAGGTCGTGGCCCGCCTGGAGGCCGAGCGCGAGCGGGTGCTCGCGCTCGCGGCGTCGTCGCGGGCCGACGTCGCGGCGATGGTGGAGGCGAGCCGGGACAGCAACGCCGACGACGAGCACGATCCCGAGGGGCAGACCATCGCCTACGAGCGCCAGCAGCTCGAGGCGCTCGGCTCGTCGGCGCGCCGGCGCCTCGCGGAGGTCGACGCGGCGCTGCAGCGGGTCGCCGACGGGACGTACGGCGTCTGCGAGGTGTGCGGGCGCCCGATCCCCGACGAGCGGCTCGAGGCCCGGCCGACGGCGACGCGCTGCGTGCAGCACGCGGGCTGA
- a CDS encoding methyltransferase domain-containing protein: protein MQCDYFDAGVCRSCTRMGTPYERQLDDKQAGVAATLAGVVPAGAWAPAQASPESGFRNKAKLAVGGRPGEVTLGILDGDRRGVDLRHCGLHEPALHAALPLLADAVDDLRLEPYDVPTRRGELKYLLVTRSPDGELMLRVVLRTDRDLERVRAAVPVLRERLPHLRVVTVNLHPEHKAVLEGDTEVVLTEGPQGADLPMRLAGLTLHLPPRSFFQTNTAVGAALYEQARAWVDEASPREVLDLYCGVGGFALAAATATRAPEVVRGVEVSAEAVDGARRSAAELGLPRIRFEAGDVDVADPDLLGDADLVVVNPPRRGIGALAPAIERSGVRHVVYSSCQAASLARDLAAMPSYGVRAARLFDMFPQTGHHEVAVRLERERA, encoded by the coding sequence GTGCAGTGCGACTACTTCGACGCCGGGGTGTGCCGCTCGTGCACCCGGATGGGGACGCCGTACGAGCGTCAGCTCGACGACAAGCAGGCCGGCGTGGCCGCGACCCTCGCGGGGGTCGTCCCCGCCGGCGCGTGGGCGCCGGCGCAGGCGTCCCCCGAGTCGGGGTTCCGCAACAAGGCCAAGCTCGCCGTCGGCGGCCGCCCCGGCGAGGTCACCCTCGGCATCCTCGACGGCGACCGGCGCGGGGTCGACCTGCGCCACTGCGGGCTGCACGAGCCCGCGCTGCACGCCGCCCTGCCGCTGCTCGCCGACGCCGTCGACGACCTGCGGCTCGAGCCGTACGACGTCCCCACCCGCCGCGGCGAGCTGAAGTACCTCCTCGTCACCCGCTCCCCCGACGGCGAGCTGATGCTGCGGGTCGTGCTGCGCACCGACCGCGACCTGGAGCGGGTGCGGGCCGCGGTGCCGGTGCTGCGCGAGCGCCTCCCGCACCTGCGGGTCGTCACCGTCAACCTGCACCCCGAGCACAAGGCGGTCCTCGAGGGCGACACGGAGGTCGTCCTCACCGAGGGGCCGCAGGGGGCGGACCTGCCCATGCGGCTGGCCGGGCTCACCCTGCACCTGCCGCCGCGCAGCTTCTTCCAGACCAACACCGCCGTCGGGGCCGCGCTCTACGAGCAGGCCCGCGCCTGGGTCGACGAGGCGTCCCCGCGCGAGGTCCTCGACCTCTACTGCGGCGTCGGCGGCTTCGCCCTGGCGGCGGCCACCGCCACCCGGGCGCCCGAGGTGGTCCGTGGCGTCGAGGTGTCGGCCGAGGCCGTCGACGGGGCCCGGCGCAGCGCCGCCGAGCTGGGTCTGCCCCGCATCCGGTTCGAGGCCGGCGACGTCGACGTCGCCGACCCCGACCTGCTGGGCGACGCCGACCTCGTCGTCGTCAACCCGCCCCGGCGCGGGATCGGCGCCCTCGCGCCGGCGATCGAGCGCTCGGGGGTCCGGCACGTCGTCTACTCCAGCTGCCAGGCGGCCTCGCTGGCGCGCGACCTCGCGGCGATGCCGTCGTACGGCGTCCGCGCGGCGCGGCTGTTCGACATGTTCCCCCAGACCGGCCACCACGAGGTCGCCGTACGGCTCGAGCGCGAGCGCGCCTGA
- a CDS encoding TetR family transcriptional regulator produces the protein MTEVLGRRELRKAQTRRRLSEEAFALFLAHGFDQVTVADVAASAGVSVTTLFSYFPTKESLVFDPEGHQLDALVLAVRTRPVGVSLVDAVERHTYDALDTMADEPVRRAYAALVAATPSLQRHIQTVMLTDWRPVLRAALHETVWDLDPTAADVAAVHLLGSLAGVAIEADAEAAARFLGPLRHGYGAVGA, from the coding sequence GTGACCGAGGTGCTGGGGCGGCGCGAGCTGCGCAAGGCGCAGACCCGCCGCCGGCTCTCCGAGGAGGCGTTCGCGCTGTTCCTCGCCCACGGGTTCGACCAGGTCACCGTCGCCGACGTCGCGGCGTCGGCCGGGGTGTCCGTCACGACCCTCTTCTCCTACTTCCCCACCAAGGAGTCCCTGGTCTTCGACCCCGAGGGGCACCAGCTCGACGCGCTCGTGCTCGCCGTGCGCACCCGCCCGGTCGGGGTCTCGCTGGTCGACGCCGTCGAGCGGCACACGTACGACGCCCTCGACACCATGGCCGACGAGCCCGTCCGCCGGGCCTACGCGGCGCTCGTCGCCGCGACGCCGTCGCTGCAGCGTCACATCCAGACCGTCATGCTCACCGACTGGCGGCCCGTCCTGCGGGCGGCCCTGCACGAGACGGTGTGGGACCTGGACCCGACGGCGGCCGACGTCGCCGCCGTGCACCTGCTCGGCTCGCTCGCCGGGGTGGCCATCGAGGCCGACGCCGAGGCGGCCGCCCGGTTCCTCGGGCCCCTGCGGCACGGCTACGGCGCCGTCGGCGCCTGA
- a CDS encoding IS110 family transposase, producing MVVVGADVHKRTHTFVAVDEVGRQAGQRTVEATTAGHAQALRWARERFPGQDLTWAVEDCRHLSARLERDLLSAGQKVVRVPPKMMAEQRRVARTRGKSDPIDALAVARAFLREPSLPVASHDEISREAKLLVDRREALVGTRTRTINSLLWRVHELDPAHAPKERSLDKAKHQQTLRAWLLTVRGIVAELALDELDDVIALTVRIKELQRRIGALARRHAPSLLAMPGCGELSAAKLLGESAGVTRFKSEAAFARHAGIAPIPVWSGSTAGRVRMTRSGNRQLNAAIHRIAITQARMPGTLGRAYYEKKLAEGKSKTEALRCLKRRLARVAFHHLTTDHHNRHHAALPAAA from the coding sequence ATGGTTGTTGTTGGCGCGGATGTGCACAAGCGCACGCACACGTTCGTCGCAGTCGACGAGGTCGGCCGCCAGGCCGGGCAGCGCACGGTCGAGGCCACCACCGCCGGGCACGCGCAGGCGTTGCGGTGGGCGCGGGAACGGTTCCCCGGTCAGGACCTGACCTGGGCGGTCGAGGACTGCCGGCACCTGTCGGCTCGGTTGGAGCGGGACCTGCTCAGCGCTGGTCAGAAGGTGGTGCGGGTGCCACCGAAGATGATGGCCGAGCAGCGTCGGGTGGCGCGGACCCGGGGCAAGTCCGACCCGATCGACGCGTTGGCCGTGGCGCGGGCGTTCCTGCGTGAGCCGTCGCTGCCGGTGGCCTCGCACGACGAGATCTCCCGCGAGGCCAAGCTGCTGGTCGACCGACGAGAGGCGTTGGTGGGTACCCGGACCCGCACGATCAACAGCCTGCTGTGGCGGGTGCACGAGCTGGACCCGGCCCACGCCCCGAAGGAGCGGTCGTTGGACAAGGCCAAGCACCAGCAGACGCTGCGGGCGTGGCTGCTCACGGTGCGCGGGATCGTGGCCGAGCTGGCGTTGGACGAGCTGGACGACGTCATCGCGCTGACCGTGCGGATCAAGGAGCTGCAGCGCCGGATCGGGGCCCTGGCCCGCCGGCACGCCCCGAGCCTGCTGGCGATGCCCGGGTGCGGGGAGCTGTCCGCGGCCAAGCTGCTGGGCGAGTCCGCCGGGGTCACCCGGTTCAAGAGCGAGGCCGCGTTCGCCCGCCACGCCGGTATCGCGCCCATCCCGGTGTGGTCCGGCAGCACCGCCGGCCGAGTGCGGATGACCCGCTCGGGCAACCGCCAGCTCAACGCCGCCATCCACCGCATCGCGATCACCCAGGCCCGCATGCCCGGCACACTCGGCCGGGCTTACTACGAGAAGAAGCTCGCCGAGGGCAAGTCGAAGACCGAGGCCCTGCGCTGCCTCAAACGCCGCCTGGCCCGCGTCGCCTTCCACCACCTGACCACCGACCACCACAACCGTCACCACGCTGCCCTCCCGGCAGCGGCTTGA
- a CDS encoding aldo/keto reductase, whose protein sequence is MTHAAGDPHTLRDGTTVPAIGFGTYPLSGEEGTAALVSALEAGYRYLDSAVNYGNEAEVGEALRRSGLPRDEVQVATKIPGRWHAEDLARRSLEQSLVAMGVEQLDVALIHWPNPSQDLYPQAWRALVRAQQDGLVRTIGVSNFTPAHLHRVIDDTGVVPALNQVELHPRFPQEELRRTHAELGILTQAWSPLGKTLAPFDEEAVTGPAERYDVSPGQVVLRWHLQLGSMPIPKSASPQRQRDNLDVLGFALTDDEVTAISALAREDGRRFGGDPDTHEEM, encoded by the coding sequence ATGACCCACGCCGCGGGAGACCCGCACACCCTGCGCGACGGCACCACGGTGCCCGCCATCGGCTTCGGCACCTACCCCCTGTCCGGCGAGGAGGGCACGGCCGCGCTGGTCTCGGCCCTCGAGGCCGGGTACCGCTACCTCGACTCGGCGGTCAACTACGGCAACGAGGCCGAGGTCGGTGAGGCGCTGCGCCGCTCCGGCCTGCCGCGCGACGAGGTCCAGGTGGCGACGAAGATCCCCGGCCGCTGGCACGCGGAGGACCTCGCCCGGCGCAGCCTCGAGCAGTCGCTGGTCGCGATGGGCGTCGAGCAGCTCGACGTCGCGCTCATCCACTGGCCCAACCCCAGCCAGGACCTCTACCCGCAGGCGTGGCGCGCGCTCGTCCGCGCACAGCAGGACGGGCTCGTGCGAACCATCGGGGTCAGCAACTTCACCCCGGCGCACCTGCACCGCGTGATCGACGACACCGGCGTCGTCCCCGCGCTCAACCAGGTCGAGCTGCACCCGCGCTTCCCCCAGGAGGAGCTGCGCCGCACCCACGCGGAGCTCGGCATCCTCACGCAGGCGTGGAGCCCGCTGGGCAAGACCCTCGCCCCCTTCGACGAGGAGGCGGTGACCGGCCCCGCGGAGCGGTACGACGTCTCCCCCGGCCAGGTCGTGCTGCGCTGGCACCTGCAGCTCGGGTCCATGCCGATCCCCAAGTCCGCCTCGCCGCAGCGCCAGCGCGACAACCTCGACGTCCTCGGGTTCGCGCTCACCGACGACGAGGTCACGGCCATCAGCGCGCTGGCGCGCGAGGACGGCCGCCGCTTCGGCGGCGACCCGGACACCCACGAGGAGATGTAG
- a CDS encoding ATP-dependent DNA ligase yields the protein MHLPVLPPVRPMLARPAPQVPEGRCYEPKWDGFRTVVFRDGDEIELGSRNERPMTRYFPEVVEAVRASLPPRCVVDGEVVLVDADTGVLDFDRLQLRLHPAASRVARLAAETPCALVVFDVLALGDEDLTGLPFAQRRARLEELLPVAPLPLDGPVTGVRLTPLTRDRDVALDWFDRLEGAGLDGVVAKAEDLTYQPDKRVMTKVKHVRTLDCVVAGYRPHTSGPDAVGSLMLGLWDEHGGLDSLGVIGALPMARRRALVDELAPYVTDLAGHPWDWGGAAEGLTDAQRRSFGSRWNAGKSLAFVPLRPELVVEARYDFLDGGRFRHTAQLSRWRPDRDARSCTWDQVERPEPVDVRPFLAGGG from the coding sequence GTGCACCTGCCCGTCCTGCCGCCGGTGCGGCCGATGCTCGCCCGCCCGGCGCCGCAGGTGCCGGAGGGCCGGTGCTACGAGCCGAAGTGGGACGGCTTCCGCACCGTCGTCTTCCGCGACGGCGACGAGATCGAACTGGGCAGCCGCAACGAGCGACCCATGACGCGCTACTTCCCCGAGGTCGTCGAGGCGGTCCGGGCGAGCCTGCCGCCGCGGTGCGTCGTCGACGGCGAGGTCGTCCTCGTCGACGCCGACACGGGGGTGCTCGACTTCGACCGGCTCCAGCTGCGGCTGCACCCGGCGGCCAGCCGCGTGGCCCGGCTGGCCGCGGAGACCCCGTGCGCGCTCGTCGTCTTCGACGTCCTCGCGCTCGGCGACGAGGACCTCACCGGGCTGCCCTTCGCCCAGCGCCGCGCCCGGCTCGAGGAGCTGCTGCCGGTGGCGCCGCTGCCTCTCGACGGTCCGGTGACCGGCGTACGCCTGACCCCGCTCACCCGCGACCGGGACGTCGCGCTCGACTGGTTCGACCGGCTCGAGGGCGCCGGGCTCGACGGCGTGGTCGCCAAGGCCGAGGACCTGACCTACCAGCCCGACAAGCGGGTGATGACCAAGGTCAAGCACGTGCGCACCCTCGACTGCGTCGTCGCCGGCTACCGCCCGCACACCTCCGGCCCGGACGCGGTCGGGTCGCTCATGCTGGGCCTGTGGGACGAGCACGGCGGGCTCGACTCGCTCGGGGTGATCGGCGCGCTGCCGATGGCGCGCCGGCGCGCGCTCGTCGACGAGCTGGCGCCGTACGTCACCGATCTCGCCGGGCACCCCTGGGACTGGGGCGGGGCGGCCGAGGGGCTGACCGACGCGCAGCGACGCTCCTTCGGCAGCCGGTGGAACGCCGGGAAGTCGCTGGCCTTCGTGCCCCTGCGGCCCGAGCTGGTGGTCGAGGCGCGCTACGACTTCCTCGACGGCGGCCGGTTCCGGCACACGGCGCAGCTGTCCCGGTGGCGCCCCGACCGCGACGCACGCTCGTGCACGTGGGACCAGGTCGAGCGACCGGAGCCGGTCGACGTCCGCCCGTTCCTGGCGGGTGGCGGGTGA
- a CDS encoding biotin transporter BioY, with translation MSQTLPAPRVLGDAIPGGAVRDAALVLGGAAVVGVAAQVAVPLGFTPVPLTLQTLAVLLVGASLGTARGVASLLVYTLVGVAGVPWFSHHTSGWGGASFGYVLGFVLAAAVVGRLAEQGATRGPWRTVGLMVVGNLAVYAVGVPWLMGTAHVGVGEALALGLTPFLVGDAIKLALAAGFFPAAWRLVGRR, from the coding sequence ATGTCGCAGACCCTTCCTGCTCCCCGCGTCCTCGGCGACGCGATCCCCGGCGGCGCGGTGCGCGACGCCGCCCTCGTCCTCGGCGGCGCGGCCGTCGTCGGTGTCGCGGCGCAGGTCGCGGTGCCGCTCGGCTTCACCCCCGTGCCGCTGACCCTGCAGACGCTCGCCGTCCTCCTCGTCGGCGCGAGCCTCGGCACCGCCCGCGGCGTCGCCTCGCTGCTCGTCTACACCCTCGTCGGCGTCGCCGGCGTGCCGTGGTTCTCGCACCACACCTCCGGCTGGGGCGGCGCGTCGTTCGGCTACGTCCTCGGGTTCGTCCTCGCCGCGGCCGTCGTCGGCCGGCTCGCCGAGCAGGGCGCGACCCGTGGGCCGTGGCGCACCGTCGGTCTCATGGTCGTCGGCAACCTCGCCGTCTACGCCGTCGGCGTGCCGTGGCTCATGGGCACCGCGCACGTGGGCGTCGGCGAGGCGCTGGCGCTCGGGCTCACCCCGTTCCTCGTCGGTGACGCGATCAAGCTCGCGCTCGCGGCCGGGTTCTTCCCCGCCGCCTGGCGGCTGGTCGGCCGCCGCTGA
- a CDS encoding urease subunit gamma, which yields MHLTPADTEKLLLSVAGMVARDRLARGVRLNHPETVALLSTWVIERAREGAGVAELMEAGRTVLSADQVMDGVPEMLHDVQVEATFPDGRKLVTLHHPVGPAGGTVAPGAVRTDEGTVVLNERPEDERIGLVIENTGDRPVQVGSHVHLPDANAALAFDRAAAHGYRLAVPSGTSQRFEPGASRRVAAVTLRGARRVPGLQVKSEQEARLDG from the coding sequence ATGCACCTCACCCCCGCGGACACCGAGAAGCTGCTGCTCAGCGTGGCCGGGATGGTCGCCCGCGACCGCCTCGCGCGCGGGGTGCGGCTCAACCACCCCGAGACGGTCGCGCTGCTGAGCACCTGGGTGATCGAGCGGGCCCGGGAGGGCGCGGGCGTCGCCGAGCTGATGGAGGCCGGGCGCACCGTGCTGAGCGCCGACCAGGTCATGGACGGCGTGCCGGAGATGCTGCACGACGTGCAGGTCGAGGCGACCTTCCCCGACGGGCGCAAGCTCGTCACCCTGCACCACCCGGTCGGCCCGGCCGGCGGCACCGTCGCCCCCGGCGCGGTGCGCACCGACGAGGGGACCGTCGTCCTCAACGAGCGACCCGAGGACGAGCGGATCGGGCTCGTGATCGAGAACACCGGCGACCGGCCGGTGCAGGTCGGCTCGCACGTGCACCTGCCCGACGCCAACGCGGCGCTGGCGTTCGACCGGGCGGCGGCGCACGGGTACCGGCTCGCCGTCCCGTCGGGCACGTCGCAGCGCTTCGAGCCGGGGGCGTCGCGTCGCGTCGCCGCGGTGACGCTGCGCGGGGCCCGGCGGGTGCCGGGCCTGCAGGTCAAGAGCGAGCAGGAGGCGCGGCTCGATGGCTGA